In Hyphomicrobiales bacterium, the following are encoded in one genomic region:
- a CDS encoding ABC transporter permease, with protein MAGRQLGDTADLVLLPAIPATLILYLLAVTNWRESKTALIGVTLVFFWLLMAVSAPYLPLVDPNKPLAPFAVPGTEKMVSLDGMRQEVTFWLGSDFKGRDMLSRAIWGCQRVIVWGVTATTVAYVVGTMFGLIAGYLAGWWDEIISFIANIFLSFPVMVLFIVILNYLGPSGFNIVIAVTFASAPAIMRIVRGLALDIKTRDYVFAAQTRGESALWIMVIELLPNVRGPIIVDACLRLGYTTVAITTLTFLGLGLQPPDPDWGLMIKESAKTAMLWKFSYMLVVPALSVSSLILGFNLLADGLREMSLRD; from the coding sequence ATGGCCGGCCGCCAGCTCGGCGACACCGCCGACCTCGTGCTGTTGCCGGCGATCCCCGCGACCCTGATCCTCTATCTGCTCGCCGTCACCAACTGGCGCGAGTCGAAGACGGCCCTCATTGGCGTAACGCTGGTCTTCTTCTGGCTGTTGATGGCGGTAAGCGCGCCCTACCTGCCGCTCGTCGACCCCAACAAGCCGCTCGCACCGTTCGCCGTTCCCGGCACCGAGAAGATGGTCTCGCTAGACGGCATGCGCCAGGAAGTCACCTTCTGGCTCGGCTCCGACTTCAAGGGCCGCGACATGCTTTCGCGCGCCATCTGGGGTTGCCAACGCGTCATCGTGTGGGGCGTCACCGCGACCACCGTCGCCTATGTCGTCGGCACGATGTTCGGCCTGATCGCCGGCTATCTCGCCGGCTGGTGGGATGAGATCATCTCCTTCATCGCCAACATCTTCCTGTCGTTCCCGGTGATGGTGCTGTTCATCGTCATCCTGAACTATCTCGGCCCCAGCGGCTTCAACATCGTCATCGCCGTGACCTTTGCCTCGGCACCGGCGATCATGCGTATCGTTCGCGGCCTCGCCCTCGACATCAAGACGCGCGACTACGTCTTCGCCGCCCAGACACGCGGCGAGAGCGCATTGTGGATCATGGTCATCGAGCTGCTGCCCAATGTTCGCGGCCCGATCATCGTCGATGCCTGCCTGCGGCTTGGCTACACCACGGTGGCGATCACCACGCTGACCTTCCTCGGCCTCGGCCTGCAGCCGCCCGATCCCGACTGGGGTCTGATGATCAAGGAATCGGCCAAGACCGCCATGCTGTGGAAGTTCTCCTACATGCTGGTGGTGCCGGCGCTGTCGGTGTCGAGCCTCATCCTCGGCTTCAACCTGCTGGCCGACGGCCTGCGCGAAATGAGCCTTCGGGACTAA
- a CDS encoding ABC transporter permease has protein sequence MVKLILRRLAQMVLIMAAVSLILFLVFDSDKFKKQIATAELGGFAVSALSDDDYQAWLAKKGLDVPFYTRYAKWVGDVVHGDFGQSFEKNGPVGPILLDRLANTGILAFWVFALMIPISLILGVLAGMKEGSFQDRSISFLSVFTTSIPEIATAIFLTIIFALGLKWLPAKSAMIGGFDGWQLVLPVLTLVLYDFGYVARMTRASMAEVMTSQYIRTAVLKGLPYRRVIMKHALRNALIAPFTVIVLQLNWLLSGVVVVEVFFEYDGFGKMLLEAALFGDIYVIQAGTLVAVFVAVFSQIISDVGYTFLNPRIRFA, from the coding sequence ATGGTGAAATTGATTCTCCGCCGCCTCGCCCAGATGGTGCTGATCATGGCGGCGGTTTCGCTGATCCTGTTCCTCGTCTTCGATAGCGACAAGTTCAAGAAACAGATTGCGACCGCCGAACTCGGCGGCTTCGCCGTTTCCGCCCTGTCCGACGACGACTATCAGGCGTGGCTCGCCAAGAAGGGCCTCGATGTGCCGTTCTACACCCGCTACGCCAAGTGGGTCGGGGACGTCGTCCACGGCGATTTCGGGCAGTCGTTCGAAAAGAACGGCCCGGTCGGCCCGATCCTGCTCGACAGGCTGGCGAATACCGGCATTCTCGCCTTCTGGGTCTTCGCCCTGATGATTCCCATATCGCTGATACTTGGCGTATTGGCCGGCATGAAGGAGGGGTCCTTCCAGGACCGATCGATATCCTTCCTGTCGGTATTCACCACCTCGATCCCGGAAATCGCCACCGCGATCTTCCTGACCATCATTTTCGCGCTCGGCCTCAAATGGCTGCCCGCCAAATCGGCGATGATCGGCGGCTTCGACGGCTGGCAGCTGGTACTGCCGGTGCTCACCCTGGTGCTCTACGATTTCGGCTATGTGGCGCGCATGACCCGAGCCTCGATGGCCGAGGTGATGACCTCGCAATACATACGCACCGCCGTGTTGAAGGGCCTTCCCTACCGCCGCGTGATCATGAAACACGCGCTGAGAAACGCGCTCATCGCGCCCTTCACGGTGATCGTGCTGCAGCTCAACTGGCTCTTGTCGGGCGTCGTCGTGGTCGAGGTCTTCTTCGAGTATGACGGCTTCGGCAAGATGCTGCTCGAGGCCGCCCTGTTCGGCGACATATACGTCATCCAGGCCGGCACCCTCGTTGCGGTCTTCGTCGCGGTGTTCTCGCAGATCATCTCCGACGTCGGCTACACCTTCCTCAACCCGCGCATCCGCTTCGCTTGA
- a CDS encoding ABC transporter substrate-binding protein yields MFDNKKSGRLHPKVREAEGLMNAGRMDRREFIRIAALLGVSAGAAYGMAGLPSPAFAADGTMPFPADEAGAKMGGILKVGMEIQKMEDPATYSWVEMSNQTRHMLEHLAMTGPDNVTRPMLAEKWEASDDLKTWTFYLRKGVKWNNGDDFTADDIIFNFTRWLDPTLGSSNVGLSTCSAMVEEVETGEKDDKGNPKKVKKMIAGAIEKVDDHTVRLNLSKPVLSVPEDMYNYPTAIVHSSFKPPLSDNPIGTGPFKLAELAVGEKCILKRVTDVEYWGGKVYLDEIHYYNFSDDNALTAFAGGDVDTIYEFGIEQYELAKAFDGNIIEARTAQNLCCRMQVDKAPFDDPRIRKAVTMACDNSVVRDLVFQGGGDIGENHHVAPVHPEYFALPALKRDIEGAKKLLAEAGHPDGIELTIDVGNTDGPWHQTVVEIMRDQMKDAGITLNINVLPSSKFWEIWDKTPFGAVAWTHRPLGTMVLSLGYRTGVPWNDCHLADPAFDAALDDAEATLDVEERRKKMEKVEKILQDHNVMVMPIWRPLFSIAAKKVKGIKLHPTNYHQFNKVWLDA; encoded by the coding sequence ATGTTCGACAACAAGAAGTCAGGGAGACTACACCCCAAGGTGCGCGAAGCCGAGGGCTTGATGAACGCCGGCCGCATGGACCGTCGCGAGTTCATCCGCATCGCTGCGCTGCTCGGTGTATCCGCCGGTGCGGCCTACGGAATGGCGGGCCTGCCGTCCCCGGCCTTCGCCGCCGACGGCACCATGCCGTTCCCGGCAGATGAAGCCGGCGCCAAGATGGGTGGCATCCTCAAGGTCGGCATGGAAATCCAGAAGATGGAAGATCCGGCGACCTATTCATGGGTCGAGATGTCGAACCAGACCCGCCACATGCTCGAGCATCTGGCGATGACCGGCCCGGACAACGTCACCCGCCCGATGCTCGCCGAGAAGTGGGAAGCTTCCGACGACCTCAAGACCTGGACCTTCTACCTGCGCAAGGGCGTCAAGTGGAACAACGGCGACGATTTCACCGCCGATGACATCATCTTCAACTTCACCCGCTGGCTCGACCCGACGCTTGGCTCGTCGAATGTCGGCCTGTCGACCTGCTCGGCAATGGTCGAGGAAGTCGAGACCGGCGAGAAGGACGACAAGGGTAACCCGAAGAAGGTCAAGAAGATGATCGCGGGTGCCATCGAAAAGGTGGACGACCACACGGTTCGTCTCAACCTGTCGAAGCCCGTTCTGTCGGTGCCCGAGGACATGTACAACTACCCGACGGCGATCGTGCACAGCAGCTTCAAGCCGCCGCTGTCGGACAATCCGATCGGCACCGGCCCGTTCAAGCTGGCCGAGCTGGCCGTCGGCGAAAAGTGCATCCTCAAGCGCGTCACCGACGTCGAATACTGGGGCGGCAAGGTCTATCTCGACGAGATTCACTACTACAACTTCTCCGACGACAACGCGCTGACCGCGTTCGCCGGCGGCGATGTCGACACCATCTACGAATTCGGCATCGAGCAGTACGAACTCGCCAAGGCCTTTGACGGCAACATCATTGAAGCCCGCACCGCGCAGAACCTGTGCTGCCGCATGCAGGTCGACAAGGCGCCGTTCGACGACCCGCGCATCCGCAAGGCCGTCACCATGGCCTGCGACAACTCGGTCGTGCGCGATCTCGTCTTCCAGGGCGGCGGCGACATCGGCGAGAACCATCACGTCGCGCCGGTCCATCCGGAATACTTCGCCCTGCCGGCACTCAAGCGCGACATCGAAGGCGCCAAGAAGCTGCTCGCCGAAGCCGGTCACCCGGACGGCATCGAGCTGACCATCGACGTCGGCAACACCGACGGCCCGTGGCACCAGACGGTCGTCGAGATCATGCGCGACCAGATGAAGGACGCCGGCATCACGCTCAACATCAACGTGCTGCCGTCCTCGAAGTTCTGGGAGATCTGGGACAAGACCCCGTTCGGCGCCGTTGCCTGGACCCATCGCCCGCTCGGCACCATGGTGCTGTCGCTCGGCTACCGCACCGGTGTGCCGTGGAACGACTGCCACCTCGCCGATCCGGCATTCGATGCCGCGCTGGATGATGCCGAGGCCACCCTCGACGTCGAAGAGCGCCGCAAGAAGATGGAGAAGGTCGAGAAGATCCTGCAGGACCACAATGTGATGGTCATGCCGATCTGGCGCCCGCTGTTCTCGATCGCCGCCAAGAAGGTCAAGGGCATCAAGCTGCACCCGACGAACTATCATCAGTTCAACAAGGTGTGGCTCGACGCCTAA
- a CDS encoding fumarylacetoacetase codes for MTNDAFVFPARPIPAAPVKGSALRYPIGRIFCVGRNYAEHAREMGTEPDKEDPFYFTKSAHAYVPSGSTIPYPPETANCHYEMELVAAIGAVGFRVAEEDALSIVYGYAAGIDLTRRDRQQDGKDKRRPWDLGKDFENAAILSEIVPAADIGHPESGAIELSVNGEMRQRADIADMINSVAEVIAHLSRFYHLAPGDLIYTGTPAGVGPIVAGDRIEGQVEGIAEISVIFSAAE; via the coding sequence ATGACCAATGACGCGTTTGTCTTTCCCGCCCGCCCCATTCCCGCCGCGCCGGTGAAGGGCAGTGCGTTGCGCTATCCGATCGGTCGCATCTTCTGCGTCGGGCGAAACTACGCCGAGCACGCGCGCGAGATGGGCACCGAGCCGGACAAGGAGGATCCGTTCTACTTCACCAAGTCGGCGCATGCCTATGTGCCGTCCGGTTCGACGATCCCCTATCCGCCGGAGACCGCGAACTGCCATTACGAGATGGAGCTGGTGGCGGCGATCGGCGCGGTCGGGTTCCGGGTTGCCGAAGAAGACGCCCTGTCGATTGTCTACGGCTATGCGGCGGGTATCGATCTGACGCGGCGCGACCGTCAACAGGACGGCAAGGACAAGCGGCGGCCGTGGGATCTCGGCAAGGACTTCGAGAATGCCGCGATCCTCAGCGAAATCGTGCCGGCGGCCGATATCGGCCATCCCGAGAGCGGGGCGATCGAGCTTTCAGTCAATGGCGAGATGCGCCAGCGGGCCGACATCGCCGACATGATCAACAGTGTCGCCGAGGTGATCGCGCATCTGTCGCGTTTCTACCATCTGGCGCCGGGCGATCTGATCTATACCGGCACCCCGGCCGGCGTCGGCCCGATCGTGGCCGGTGATCGCATCGAGGGACAAGTCGAGGGAATTGCCGAGATTTCAGTCATATTTTCTGCTGCGGAATAG
- a CDS encoding class II aldolase: protein MSDAEFALRKEIIAACRSMSALDINQGTAGNIGVRHGDGLLITPSGIPYEMMAPEDIVWLGFDGKVEGMRAPSSEWRFHRDILAARPDINAVVHTHAPNATAVAMTRRDLPAVHYMIAAAGGSTIRCAPYATFGTEELSRLALEALADRTACLLANHGMIACGPSLDKAMWLAVEIETLARQYVIACQLGDPVILDDDEIAVVVEKFKTYGPRRKDAPA from the coding sequence ATGTCGGACGCCGAATTCGCCCTGCGCAAGGAGATCATCGCCGCCTGCCGGTCGATGAGCGCCCTCGACATCAATCAGGGCACCGCCGGCAATATCGGCGTGCGCCACGGCGACGGCCTGCTGATCACCCCGAGCGGCATTCCCTATGAGATGATGGCGCCGGAGGACATTGTCTGGCTCGGCTTCGACGGCAAGGTGGAGGGCATGCGCGCGCCGTCGTCCGAATGGCGCTTCCATCGCGACATTCTCGCTGCCCGCCCCGATATCAACGCCGTCGTCCACACCCACGCGCCGAACGCCACCGCGGTCGCCATGACCCGCCGCGACCTACCGGCGGTGCACTACATGATCGCGGCAGCCGGCGGCTCGACCATCCGCTGCGCGCCGTACGCAACCTTCGGCACCGAGGAGCTTTCCCGTCTCGCCCTCGAGGCGCTGGCCGACCGCACCGCCTGCCTTCTCGCCAATCACGGCATGATTGCCTGCGGACCAAGTCTCGACAAGGCGATGTGGCTTGCCGTCGAGATCGAGACGCTCGCTCGGCAATATGTCATCGCCTGCCAGCTCGGCGACCCGGTGATCCTCGACGACGACGAGATCGCCGTGGTGGTCGAGAAGTTCAAGACCTACGGGCCGCGCCGCAAGGACGCGCCGGCATGA
- a CDS encoding MBL fold metallo-hydrolase — MQRQNNRARTKPVESTLKAAVVPVTGFMQNCTILWCTETGKGAVVDPGGDVDRLVAEIENQGIEIEKIWLTHGHLDHAGGATELAERLGVTIEGPHEGDRFLLEAMEEQGQRFGASGGRNVEPDRWLSDGDTVSVGTITFKVIHCPGHTPGHVVFYDETARFALVGDVLFQGSIGRTDFPRGNHADLISSIKDKLLPLGDDVSFLPGHGPMSTFGAERTSNPFLT, encoded by the coding sequence ATGCAGCGGCAAAACAACCGCGCGAGGACCAAGCCCGTGGAGTCGACCCTGAAAGCCGCCGTCGTACCCGTCACCGGCTTCATGCAGAACTGCACGATCCTGTGGTGCACCGAGACCGGCAAGGGCGCTGTCGTCGATCCCGGCGGAGACGTCGACCGGCTTGTTGCCGAGATCGAAAACCAGGGCATCGAGATCGAAAAGATCTGGCTCACCCACGGCCATCTCGACCATGCCGGCGGCGCGACCGAACTGGCCGAGCGCCTCGGCGTCACCATCGAGGGCCCGCACGAGGGCGACCGTTTCCTGCTTGAAGCGATGGAAGAACAGGGCCAGCGCTTCGGCGCGTCCGGCGGCCGCAATGTCGAACCCGATCGCTGGCTGAGCGACGGCGACACCGTCAGCGTCGGCACCATCACCTTCAAGGTCATCCACTGCCCGGGCCACACGCCCGGTCACGTTGTGTTCTACGACGAGACCGCGCGTTTCGCCCTGGTCGGCGATGTGCTGTTCCAGGGATCGATCGGCCGCACCGACTTCCCGCGCGGCAACCACGCCGACCTGATTTCCTCGATCAAGGACAAGCTTCTGCCGCTCGGCGACGACGTCTCGTTCCTGCCGGGACACGGGCCGATGTCCACCTTCGGTGCCGAGCGGACATCCAACCCGTTCCTGACCTGA
- a CDS encoding cold-shock protein, with protein sequence MHDDENGGYRPPRGGDSRDNRRGGGGYGGGRREGGGYGGGRREGGGYGGGDRFGGGGGGGDRFGGGGGDRYGGGGGYGGGGGGGDRFGGGGGYGGGGGERSGGFRGGDREPVERGPRQPGTVKFFKADKGYGFITPDTGEADVFVHISAVERSGLNGLDSGQRITYETEPDRRGRGPKAVNLQIEE encoded by the coding sequence ATGCATGATGACGAAAATGGCGGCTATCGACCGCCTCGTGGTGGCGATTCCCGAGACAACAGACGCGGTGGCGGCGGTTATGGTGGCGGCCGTCGTGAAGGTGGCGGCTACGGCGGCGGACGCCGCGAGGGCGGCGGCTACGGTGGCGGCGACCGCTTCGGCGGTGGCGGCGGCGGTGGTGATCGCTTCGGCGGTGGCGGCGGCGATCGCTACGGTGGCGGCGGAGGCTACGGCGGTGGCGGTGGCGGTGGCGATCGTTTCGGCGGTGGCGGCGGTTATGGCGGCGGTGGCGGCGAGCGCAGCGGCGGATTCCGCGGTGGCGACCGCGAACCGGTCGAGCGTGGACCGCGTCAGCCGGGTACCGTGAAATTCTTCAAGGCCGACAAGGGCTATGGCTTCATCACGCCGGATACCGGCGAGGCGGATGTGTTCGTGCATATCTCCGCGGTGGAGCGGTCCGGCCTGAACGGTCTCGACAGCGGCCAGCGGATCACCTACGAGACCGAGCCCGACCGGCGCGGTCGCGGTCCGAAGGCCGTGAACCTGCAGATCGAGGAATAG
- a CDS encoding bifunctional methylenetetrahydrofolate dehydrogenase/methenyltetrahydrofolate cyclohydrolase FolD: MTATLIDGKARAAQLRADVAVAVSEIKAAHGFTPGLAVVLVGEDPASKVYVANKGKQTVEAGMHSFEHRLPEETTQEDLLALVEKLNADDAVDGILVQMPLPKHIDTDTVVETIDPAKDVDGLHPMNAGKIVLGRTGLVPCTPRGCVILAKDVLGDLSGKHAVVVGRSILVGKPVSLLLQNENCTVSMAHSRTVDLPGLCREADILVAAVGRPQMVRGDWVKPGACVIDVGINRIDAPERGEGKTRLVGDVAFDEAVEVAGAITPVPGGVGPMTIACLLANTVAAACMRRGIEAPAV; encoded by the coding sequence ATGACGGCAACTCTGATCGACGGCAAGGCGCGCGCCGCGCAATTGCGGGCGGATGTCGCGGTGGCGGTTTCCGAGATCAAGGCCGCGCACGGCTTCACGCCGGGGCTCGCGGTGGTGCTGGTCGGTGAGGATCCGGCCTCCAAGGTCTATGTCGCCAACAAGGGCAAGCAGACGGTCGAGGCCGGCATGCACTCCTTCGAGCACCGCCTGCCCGAAGAGACGACGCAGGAAGACCTCCTCGCGCTGGTCGAAAAGCTCAACGCCGACGACGCGGTCGACGGCATTCTGGTGCAGATGCCGTTGCCGAAGCACATCGATACCGACACGGTCGTCGAGACGATCGATCCGGCCAAGGACGTCGACGGATTGCACCCGATGAATGCGGGCAAGATCGTGCTCGGCCGGACCGGCCTCGTGCCGTGCACGCCGCGCGGCTGCGTGATCCTGGCGAAAGACGTGCTCGGCGATCTGTCCGGCAAGCATGCGGTCGTCGTCGGCCGCTCGATCCTGGTCGGTAAGCCGGTCTCTCTCCTGCTGCAGAACGAGAACTGCACGGTGTCGATGGCGCATAGCCGCACGGTCGATCTCCCCGGCCTGTGCCGCGAGGCGGACATTCTGGTTGCCGCCGTTGGCCGGCCGCAGATGGTGCGCGGCGACTGGGTGAAACCGGGCGCTTGTGTCATCGATGTGGGCATCAATCGGATTGACGCGCCGGAGCGCGGCGAGGGCAAGACGCGCCTCGTCGGCGACGTTGCGTTCGACGAAGCGGTCGAGGTTGCCGGTGCGATCACGCCGGTGCCGGGCGGCGTCGGGCCGATGACGATTGCCTGCCTGCTCGCCAATACGGTGGCGGCCGCCTGCATGCGCCGCGGCATCGAGGCCCCGGCGGTTTAG
- a CDS encoding ATP-dependent protease has product MKAGNAQYDGPEDLPATVPIFPLQGALLLPRGRMPLNIFEPRYVTMIDDALRGDRIIGMIQPELAGDADETSHDPNLCTVGCLGRLVAYQESGDGRYLITLTGIVRFRIAEELAVTTPYRQCRIDTEPFRVDYTPHFGEDAVDRAALLDTFRAYLEAKDLETDWDSVEKASNEALVNALAMMSPYGPAEKQALLEAPDLKSRAETLIAMTEVDLARGDGDMPSRLQ; this is encoded by the coding sequence ATGAAGGCAGGCAACGCCCAATATGACGGCCCGGAGGACCTTCCGGCCACGGTGCCGATCTTTCCTTTGCAGGGGGCTTTGTTGCTGCCGCGCGGCCGCATGCCGCTCAACATTTTCGAACCGCGCTACGTCACCATGATCGACGACGCCCTGCGCGGCGACCGCATCATCGGCATGATCCAGCCGGAACTCGCCGGCGATGCCGACGAAACCAGCCACGACCCGAATCTCTGCACCGTCGGCTGCCTCGGCCGCCTCGTCGCCTATCAGGAATCCGGCGACGGCCGCTACCTGATCACGCTGACCGGCATCGTCCGCTTCCGCATTGCCGAGGAACTCGCCGTCACCACACCCTACCGCCAGTGCCGCATCGACACCGAGCCGTTCCGGGTCGACTACACACCGCATTTCGGCGAGGACGCGGTCGACCGCGCCGCCCTGCTCGACACCTTCCGCGCCTATCTCGAGGCAAAGGATCTCGAGACCGACTGGGACAGCGTCGAGAAGGCCTCCAACGAGGCGCTGGTCAACGCGCTCGCCATGATGAGCCCCTACGGCCCGGCGGAGAAACAGGCGCTGCTCGAGGCGCCCGATCTGAAGAGCCGCGCCGAAACGCTGATCGCCATGACCGAGGTCGACCTCGCCCGCGGCGACGGCGACATGCCGTCACGCTTGCAATAA